The following proteins are co-located in the Solanum pennellii chromosome 8, SPENNV200 genome:
- the LOC107028018 gene encoding protein NRT1/ PTR FAMILY 7.3 isoform X2 gives MACLELSKEVKGKEEDCTNDGTVDFYGMPANKAKTGKWLAGIMLLLNQGLATLAFFGVGVNLVLFLTRVLQQNNAEAANNVSIWTGTVYIFSLLGAFLSDSYWGRFKSCAIFQVIYVTGLVLLSLTTQRYLLKPEGCGEREILCGEHSSTEISLFYVSVYMIALGYGGYQPNIATFGADQFDARDPREKQSKLAFFSYFYLALNLGSLFSNTVLDYFEDEGKWALGFWASAASAFAGLVLFLGGTAKYRHFRSSGNPIIRFSQVIVAASKKWSVETPDELYEGDDESDRKMLHTHGFRFLDRAALITSKEQDNEKNRNQWLLCPVSQVEEVKCILRLLPIWLCTIVYSVVFTQMASIFVEQGDAMKTSIGNFRIPAASMSTFDIMSVAVFIFLYRRVLDPIVKNIKKIKGEGQGITQLQRMGIGLVIAVMAMLSAAIVECYRLKYAKKECRHCEGSSSLSIFWQVPQYSLIGASEVFMYVGQLEFFNEQAPEGLKSFGSALCMTSISLGNYVSSLLVSVVMKISTTDNMSGWIPGNLNEGHLDRFYFLLAGLTILDLVAFIACAKWYKGIKHSGEMNQQVKEDDKCEV, from the exons ATGGCTTGCTTGGAACTCTCTAAAGag gtgaaaggaaaagaagaagattGTACTAATGATGGAACTGTTGATTTTTATGGAATGCCTGCAAACAAAGCAAAAACTGGAAAATGGCTAGCTGGAATTATGCTTCTat TGAATCAAGGTTTAGCTACTCTCGCATTTTTTGGTGTTGGAGTGAATTTGGTGTTGTTCCTAACAAGAGTGCTGCAACAAAACAATGCTGAAGCTGCGAATAATGTGAGCATATGGACGGGCACTGTCTACATTTTCTCTCTTCTTGGCGCGTTTCTTAGTGACTCTTACTGGGGAAGATTCAAAAGTTGTGCCATATTTCAAGTCATCTATGTAACT GGATTAGTACTATTATCACTGACGACACAACGTTACTTGCTCAAACCGGAAGGTTGTGGGGAACGAGAAATTTTATGTGGAGAGCATTCAAGCACGGAGATCAGTCTATTCTATGTCTCTGTATACATGATTGCTCTCGGATACGGAGGCTACCAACCTAACATTGCTACCTTTGGAGCTGATCAGTTCGATGCACGTGATCCTAGGGAGAAACAATCGAAACTAGCCTTCTTCAGCTACTTCTACCTAGCCCTGAACCTTGGTTCGCTTTTCTCCAACACTGTTTTAGACTACTTTGAGGATGAAGGCAAATGGGCTCTTGGTTTTTGGGCGTCTGCTGCGTCTGCTTTTGCTGGTTTGGTTCTCTTTCTTGGAGGCACCGCGAAGTATAGGCATTTCAGGTCTAGTGGCAATCCTATAATCAGGTTTTCTCAGGTTATAGTCGCTGCATCGAAGAAATGGAGTGTAGAGACACCAGACGAGTTATATGAAGGCGATGATGAGAGCGATAGGAAAATGCTACATACTCATGGTTTCAG ATTCTTGGATAGAGCGGCCCTGATTACATCCAAAGAACAGGACAATGAGAAAAATCGCAACCAATGGCTCCTCTGCCCTGTTTCACAAGTTGAAGAGGTTAAGTGCATTTTAAGGCTATTGCCAATTTGGCTATGTACTATAGTTTACTCAGTAGTGTTTACTCAGATGGCGTCAATCTTTGTTGAGCAAGGAGACGCCATGAAAACTAGCATCGGGAACTTCAGGATTCCTGCTGCTAGTATGTCTACCTTCGACATCATGAGTGTAGCAGTATTCATATTCCTGTATCGTCGAGTCCTTGATCCTATAgtcaaaaacattaaaaaaatcaaggGTGAGGGTCAAGGGATAACTCAGCTTCAACGGATGGGTATTGGACTAGTGATAGCTGTAATGGCAATGCTTTCAGCAGCAATTGTGGAGTGCTACAGGCTCAAGTACGCGAAAAAAGAGTGCAGACATTGTGAAGGGTCAAGTTCACTGAGTATCTTTTGGCAGGTTCCTCAGTACTCTTTGATAGGAGCTTCAGAAGTGTTCATGTACGTAGGTCAACTGGAGTTTTTCAACGAGCAAGCACCGGAGGGTCTCAAGAGCTTCGGAAGTGCACTGTGTATGACATCGATATCACTGGGAAACTACGTGAGTAGCTTACTAGTGAGCGTTGTGATGAAGATTTCAACGACTGATAACATGTCTGGATGGATCCCAGGTAACCTCAATGAAGGTCATTTAGACAggttttactttcttttagcTGGCTTGACAATCTTAGATTTAGTTGCTTTCATAGCCTGTGCCAAGTGGTATAAGGGTATAAAGCATAGTGGTGAAATGAATCAACAAGTAAAGGAAGATGATAAATGTGAAGTTTAA
- the LOC107028018 gene encoding protein NRT1/ PTR FAMILY 7.3 isoform X1, whose amino-acid sequence MACLELSKEVKVKGKEEDCTNDGTVDFYGMPANKAKTGKWLAGIMLLLNQGLATLAFFGVGVNLVLFLTRVLQQNNAEAANNVSIWTGTVYIFSLLGAFLSDSYWGRFKSCAIFQVIYVTGLVLLSLTTQRYLLKPEGCGEREILCGEHSSTEISLFYVSVYMIALGYGGYQPNIATFGADQFDARDPREKQSKLAFFSYFYLALNLGSLFSNTVLDYFEDEGKWALGFWASAASAFAGLVLFLGGTAKYRHFRSSGNPIIRFSQVIVAASKKWSVETPDELYEGDDESDRKMLHTHGFRFLDRAALITSKEQDNEKNRNQWLLCPVSQVEEVKCILRLLPIWLCTIVYSVVFTQMASIFVEQGDAMKTSIGNFRIPAASMSTFDIMSVAVFIFLYRRVLDPIVKNIKKIKGEGQGITQLQRMGIGLVIAVMAMLSAAIVECYRLKYAKKECRHCEGSSSLSIFWQVPQYSLIGASEVFMYVGQLEFFNEQAPEGLKSFGSALCMTSISLGNYVSSLLVSVVMKISTTDNMSGWIPGNLNEGHLDRFYFLLAGLTILDLVAFIACAKWYKGIKHSGEMNQQVKEDDKCEV is encoded by the exons ATGGCTTGCTTGGAACTCTCTAAAGag GTGAAAgtgaaaggaaaagaagaagattGTACTAATGATGGAACTGTTGATTTTTATGGAATGCCTGCAAACAAAGCAAAAACTGGAAAATGGCTAGCTGGAATTATGCTTCTat TGAATCAAGGTTTAGCTACTCTCGCATTTTTTGGTGTTGGAGTGAATTTGGTGTTGTTCCTAACAAGAGTGCTGCAACAAAACAATGCTGAAGCTGCGAATAATGTGAGCATATGGACGGGCACTGTCTACATTTTCTCTCTTCTTGGCGCGTTTCTTAGTGACTCTTACTGGGGAAGATTCAAAAGTTGTGCCATATTTCAAGTCATCTATGTAACT GGATTAGTACTATTATCACTGACGACACAACGTTACTTGCTCAAACCGGAAGGTTGTGGGGAACGAGAAATTTTATGTGGAGAGCATTCAAGCACGGAGATCAGTCTATTCTATGTCTCTGTATACATGATTGCTCTCGGATACGGAGGCTACCAACCTAACATTGCTACCTTTGGAGCTGATCAGTTCGATGCACGTGATCCTAGGGAGAAACAATCGAAACTAGCCTTCTTCAGCTACTTCTACCTAGCCCTGAACCTTGGTTCGCTTTTCTCCAACACTGTTTTAGACTACTTTGAGGATGAAGGCAAATGGGCTCTTGGTTTTTGGGCGTCTGCTGCGTCTGCTTTTGCTGGTTTGGTTCTCTTTCTTGGAGGCACCGCGAAGTATAGGCATTTCAGGTCTAGTGGCAATCCTATAATCAGGTTTTCTCAGGTTATAGTCGCTGCATCGAAGAAATGGAGTGTAGAGACACCAGACGAGTTATATGAAGGCGATGATGAGAGCGATAGGAAAATGCTACATACTCATGGTTTCAG ATTCTTGGATAGAGCGGCCCTGATTACATCCAAAGAACAGGACAATGAGAAAAATCGCAACCAATGGCTCCTCTGCCCTGTTTCACAAGTTGAAGAGGTTAAGTGCATTTTAAGGCTATTGCCAATTTGGCTATGTACTATAGTTTACTCAGTAGTGTTTACTCAGATGGCGTCAATCTTTGTTGAGCAAGGAGACGCCATGAAAACTAGCATCGGGAACTTCAGGATTCCTGCTGCTAGTATGTCTACCTTCGACATCATGAGTGTAGCAGTATTCATATTCCTGTATCGTCGAGTCCTTGATCCTATAgtcaaaaacattaaaaaaatcaaggGTGAGGGTCAAGGGATAACTCAGCTTCAACGGATGGGTATTGGACTAGTGATAGCTGTAATGGCAATGCTTTCAGCAGCAATTGTGGAGTGCTACAGGCTCAAGTACGCGAAAAAAGAGTGCAGACATTGTGAAGGGTCAAGTTCACTGAGTATCTTTTGGCAGGTTCCTCAGTACTCTTTGATAGGAGCTTCAGAAGTGTTCATGTACGTAGGTCAACTGGAGTTTTTCAACGAGCAAGCACCGGAGGGTCTCAAGAGCTTCGGAAGTGCACTGTGTATGACATCGATATCACTGGGAAACTACGTGAGTAGCTTACTAGTGAGCGTTGTGATGAAGATTTCAACGACTGATAACATGTCTGGATGGATCCCAGGTAACCTCAATGAAGGTCATTTAGACAggttttactttcttttagcTGGCTTGACAATCTTAGATTTAGTTGCTTTCATAGCCTGTGCCAAGTGGTATAAGGGTATAAAGCATAGTGGTGAAATGAATCAACAAGTAAAGGAAGATGATAAATGTGAAGTTTAA
- the LOC107026752 gene encoding pyruvate kinase isozyme G, chloroplastic encodes MAALNLHTGGLHAALKSDVAVKSAASLDRLSSAKNIGDLFFSDLSFHRKRVNGLSQIVAVKSPDHIRGANNNVHASYDDDNSNFNLPLTSSSSPYSLGKESVYLNSPRKTKIVCTIGPSTSSKEMIWKLAEAGMNVARMNMSHGDHASHQKTIDLVKEYNAQFENKVIAIMLDTKGPEVRSGDVPKPILLKEGQEFNFTIKRGVSTEDTVSVNYDDFINDVESGDTLLVDGGMMSLVVKSKTSDVVKCEVIDGGELKSRRHLNVRGKSATLPSITEKDWDDIKFGVDNQVDFYAVSFVKDAKVVHELKDYLKSCNADIHVIVKIESADSIPNLHSILTASDGAMVARGDLGAELPIEEVPLLQEDIIRRCRSMQKPVIVATNMLESMIDHPTPTRAEVSDISIAVREGADAIMLSGETAHGKYPLKAVHVMHVVALRTESSLQNSTTSPSQSVAHKGHMGEMFAFHSSTMADTLSTPIIVFTKTGSMAIILSHKRPSSTIFAFTNNERVKQRLALFHGVVPIYMEFSEDAEETFSRAIKLLVNKSSVKDGQYVTLVQSGAQPIWRRHSTHHIQVRKVQS; translated from the exons ATGGCCGCATTGAATTTGCATACAGGAGGATTACACGCCGCATTGAAGTCCGACGTGGCGGTTAAATCAGCTGCGTCGTTGGATCGGCTTTCATCGGCGAAGAACATCGGTGATTTGTTCTTCTCCGATTTAAGTTTCCACCGGAAACGAGTGAACGGTTTGAGTCAAATCGTGGCTGTTAAATCACCTGACCATATTCGTGGTGCTAATAACAATGTTCATGCtagttatgatgatgataacaGTAATTTCAATCTACCTCTTACGTCATCT TCCAGTCCTTACAGTCTGGGAAAAGAAAGTGTGTATCTGAACTCTCCAAGAAAAACCAAGATAGTTTGCACTATTGGTCCCTCTACAAGCTCAAAGGAGATGATCTGGAAATTGGCAGAAGCTGGGATGAACGTGGCACGTATGAATATGTCACACGGAGACCATGCATCACATCAGAAAACAATTGACCTTGTTAAAGAATACAATGCTCAATTTGAGAACAAGGTTATAGCAATAATGTTGGACACTAAG GGACCTGAGGTGAGAAGTGGAGATGTGCCAAAACCCATACTCCTTAAGGAGGGTCAAGAATTCAACTTTACCATTAAAAGAGGAGTCAGCACAGAAGACACCGTTAGTGTTAATTATGACGATTTTATAAATGATGTGGAGTCCGGTGACACACTACTCGTTGACG GTGGGATGATGTCATTAGTTGTGAAGTCAAAAACCAGCGATGTAGTGAAATGTGAAGTTATTGATGGGGGAGAACTGAAATCAAGACGGCATCTAAACGTAAGAGGAAAAAGTGCCACCCTACCTTCAATAACAG AGAAAGACTGGGATGATATTAAGTTTGGCGTGGACAATCAAGTTGACTTCTATGCTGTTTCCTTTGTGAAGGATGCAAAGGTGGTCCATGAATTGAAAGATTACCTTAAAA GTTGTAATGCAGATATTCATGTTATTGTAAAGATAGAAAGTGCAGACTCCATCCCAAATCTCCACTCGATCTTAACTGCATCTGATGGG GCGATGGTGGCCCGTGGTGATCTTGGAGCTGAGCTTCCAATTGAGGAAGTCCCACTGCTGCAG GAAGACATTATTAGAAGGTGTCGGAGCATGCAAAAACCTGTAATAGTAGCCACCAACATGCTTGAAAGCATGATAGATCATCCAACCCCAACTAGGGCAGAAGTCTCGGACATCTCTATTGCAGTACGTGAAGGTGCTGATGCTATAATGCTTTCAGGGGAAACCGCTCATGGGAA GTACCCGTTGAAGGCAGTTCACGTGATGCATGTTGTGGCATTAAGGACTGAGTCAAGCCTACAAAACAGCACTACTTCTCCAAGCCAATCTGTCGCCCATAAG GGCCATATGGGTGAAATGTTTGCCTTCCACTCTTCCACAATGGCTGATACTCTTAGCACTCCCATCATTGTCTTCACAAAAACTGGGTCCATGGCAATAATTCTAAGTCATAAGCGGCCTTCATCAACAATATTTGCTTTCACGAACAA TGAAAGGGTGAAGCAGCGTCTTGCTCTGTTTCATGGTGTCGTCCCAATATATATGGAGTTTTCAGAAGATGCAGAGGAGACCTTTTCCCGAGCTATCAAGCTTTTAGTG AACAAAAGCTCGGTGAAGGATGGGCAATATGTCACTCTTGTCCAAAGTGGAGCACAACCTATCTGGCGTAGGCATTCTACTCACCACATACAAGTCCGTAAGGTCCAAAGTTGA